The Hydrogenobacter thermophilus TK-6 genome window below encodes:
- a CDS encoding group I truncated hemoglobin — protein sequence MRKTALSLMLVFGLFGVGSAEMMHKEKTLYRRLGGYDAISAVVNDLAVRLVTDKQLGVYFKGLSNDSKRRLIAHLTDFVCSATGGPCIYTGRDMKTVHEGLGISDSDWNRFVELTKETLNKFKVPPKEQQEFLQAVAPLKGVIVEKK from the coding sequence ATGAGAAAAACTGCACTTAGCCTTATGTTGGTTTTTGGGCTTTTTGGGGTTGGTTCTGCGGAGATGATGCACAAAGAAAAGACCCTTTATCGGAGGCTGGGCGGTTATGATGCCATATCCGCGGTGGTCAACGACCTGGCGGTCAGACTAGTCACCGACAAACAGCTGGGTGTTTACTTTAAGGGGCTTAGCAACGACAGCAAGAGAAGGCTCATAGCTCATCTTACTGACTTTGTATGCAGTGCAACAGGTGGTCCCTGTATTTATACAGGAAGGGATATGAAGACTGTACACGAAGGCCTCGGTATATCCGACTCAGACTGGAACAGATTTGTGGAACTTACCAAGGAAACCCTCAACAAGTTTAAAGTACCCCCAAAGGAACAGCAGGAGTTTCTGCAGGCAGTAGCACCGCTAAAGGGAGTTATAGTGGAAAAGAAGTGA
- a CDS encoding IS200/IS605 family accessory protein TnpB-related protein produces the protein MITLHCKLTFENNKDKEALMDIMRKFSSCFRYAYNKLLEGHSRKDLKKHLQKIFNINSRYVDDAIFKAQSLINSCIATYQSPSKVIFGGRRLFELLKNKHINGERRNKLKQKWEERRKHCLYSRGDKTKKGNLNIRIELEKDKLTLRINTGDRNWIKANIKRTANRQNDKWINFIADLIRAEETKEYFPYSVEVRKIDNDFYAFISYQDVKIEEPTITKDNGVIGIDINASPFHIAMASVKTDGNLEKIRRISLHHLLGKTKNQREYLSWQITHQITDMAKEENKAIAIEKLSNIPKGERGDGNGKLRKRLQQWIYKGLLEKIKTLAKRKRIQVIEVNPAYTSVIGALKYAPQYSLDKDTAGAFVIGRKALGFREEIPKNYEKLITEKEYLKFAEERIRQEKERTQESLKEEKNQYKRKPIQKKLKELNKNLKIIQSLYSEPQAQEPVNRWKQQVRGLSWTSYKLWQIVKVALAIPVLGKSLSRDLSPLKGIIVSGAWDRVARRLAPVSWDRGYGMDKYRQLGTCPYLKEAGYKYPSPKCGVLYPRFG, from the coding sequence ATGATAACCTTACATTGTAAACTAACTTTTGAAAACAACAAGGACAAAGAAGCACTGATGGATATAATGAGAAAATTCTCATCTTGTTTTAGATACGCCTACAACAAACTACTTGAAGGACACTCAAGAAAAGACCTTAAAAAACATCTACAAAAAATATTTAACATAAACTCAAGATATGTAGATGACGCAATATTCAAAGCCCAAAGTTTGATTAACTCTTGCATAGCAACATACCAAAGCCCAAGTAAAGTAATATTTGGAGGTAGAAGACTATTTGAGCTCCTCAAAAACAAACATATAAACGGAGAAAGAAGAAATAAGCTAAAACAAAAATGGGAAGAAAGAAGAAAACACTGCCTATACTCAAGAGGAGACAAAACAAAGAAAGGAAACCTAAACATAAGAATAGAACTTGAAAAAGATAAGCTTACACTTAGAATAAACACAGGAGATAGAAACTGGATAAAAGCAAACATAAAAAGAACAGCAAACAGACAAAACGATAAATGGATAAATTTCATAGCAGACTTAATACGAGCAGAAGAAACAAAAGAGTACTTCCCATACTCAGTAGAGGTAAGAAAGATAGACAACGATTTCTATGCATTTATAAGCTACCAAGACGTAAAGATAGAAGAACCAACTATAACAAAAGACAATGGAGTAATAGGGATAGACATAAATGCAAGCCCATTTCACATAGCTATGGCAAGTGTAAAAACAGATGGAAATTTAGAAAAGATAAGAAGAATATCTCTACACCATCTATTAGGCAAGACAAAAAATCAGAGAGAATATCTATCTTGGCAAATAACACATCAGATAACAGATATGGCTAAGGAAGAGAATAAAGCTATAGCCATAGAAAAATTATCCAACATACCGAAAGGAGAAAGAGGAGATGGCAATGGAAAGCTAAGGAAGAGACTACAGCAATGGATATACAAAGGTTTGTTAGAGAAAATAAAAACACTTGCTAAAAGAAAACGCATTCAAGTTATAGAAGTAAACCCGGCTTACACATCAGTAATAGGAGCATTAAAGTATGCACCACAGTATAGTTTAGATAAAGATACAGCAGGAGCATTTGTAATAGGCAGGAAAGCACTGGGATTTAGAGAAGAAATACCTAAGAACTACGAAAAGCTAATAACAGAGAAGGAGTATTTAAAATTTGCAGAAGAGAGAATAAGACAGGAGAAAGAGAGAACACAAGAGAGTTTAAAAGAAGAGAAAAACCAGTATAAGAGAAAACCGATACAAAAGAAACTAAAAGAGCTAAACAAAAACTTAAAGATAATCCAAAGCCTTTACAGTGAGCCACAGGCTCAAGAGCCTGTCAACCGATGGAAGCAGCAGGTGAGAGGCTTGTCTTGGACAAGTTATAAACTGTGGCAAATTGTGAAGGTAGCCCTTGCTATCCCTGTTCTGGGTAAGTCTCTAAGCAGGGACTTATCACCCTTGAAAGGTATAATAGTTTCAGGGGCTTGGGATAGGGTAGCAAGAAGGTTAGCTCCTGTTTCTTGGGACAGGGGCTATGGTATGGACAAATACCGCCAGCTGGGGACATGTCCATACCTGAAGGAGGCGGGATACAAATACCCCAGCCCAAAGTGTGGAGTTTTATATCCACGCTTTGGATAA
- the ccsA gene encoding cytochrome c biogenesis protein CcsA, with amino-acid sequence MLTLSLILYLLSFFVAILSYYGKIAQKAVLPPLMFAIVSYFIYILHISLKLGSFPFANPYGFSSILGNTMVLTLTIFSLKNSQFLRFSAIFSFIGILSALLALPSEPSPYRNPLYSLHILSALFAYVSAFFGGLSSLLRLLLERRLKQKDLPAFSLSINLLRTSERIAVNLSFVLLTLTLIFGSFWTRVHFGKHWVNDPKLLFTFILWMYYAFVVHLNLVRGLKPKQLSVLILLGSLFSLLNLLFVRHEV; translated from the coding sequence ATGCTGACACTTAGTTTAATTCTTTATCTTCTTTCCTTCTTTGTTGCCATACTTTCCTATTACGGTAAAATTGCCCAAAAAGCAGTCTTACCGCCTTTGATGTTTGCCATTGTATCCTACTTTATATACATACTTCATATAAGCCTTAAGCTGGGCAGTTTTCCCTTTGCTAATCCTTACGGTTTTTCTTCCATATTGGGTAATACGATGGTGCTTACCTTGACCATCTTTTCCCTTAAAAACAGCCAATTTCTCAGATTTTCAGCCATCTTTTCTTTTATTGGGATTCTGTCCGCTCTTCTTGCCCTCCCTTCGGAACCATCTCCTTATAGGAATCCTCTCTACTCTCTGCATATACTCTCAGCCCTTTTTGCGTATGTATCCGCCTTTTTTGGTGGACTTTCCTCTCTTTTGAGACTTTTGCTGGAAAGAAGACTAAAGCAAAAAGACCTCCCCGCCTTCTCTCTGTCCATAAACCTCTTGAGGACATCCGAAAGGATTGCGGTCAATCTTTCCTTTGTGCTTCTTACTCTTACCCTGATTTTTGGAAGTTTCTGGACAAGGGTTCACTTTGGAAAGCACTGGGTAAACGACCCTAAGCTACTTTTTACCTTCATCCTCTGGATGTATTATGCCTTTGTGGTACATCTGAATCTGGTAAGGGGATTAAAACCCAAACAGCTTTCTGTCCTTATACTCTTGGGAAGTCTTTTCTCCCTTCTTAACTTACTTTTTGTGAGACATGAAGTTTAA
- a CDS encoding diguanylate cyclase translates to MDYSAFDFIPLPVLVIDENYQVIFLNRKAKETYGDREGKCYEITHSFSQPCYTMENCPCPVKSIEEKGLESYHAVHVHRMAGREAYFYVVAGCIPESKTYIELHIDLSHLLTALEGSRLSSQLLVSEGPIVFFFWDNSPGWPVKLVSPNVKDLTGYTVEEFLRGDITYADMVHRDDLERVAREVKTYTEGGAPSWTHEDYRIVTKDGKVKWVLDHTTVVKNDQGEVIGYYGYVMDITEKHEKEEIIRNLSDASPVGIFLRQGKKLLYVNQALAEITGYSSEELIELDDVLNIIHPKDRKMVRNVMLKRDAGIKGVERYEVRIKRKDGKIRWVQISSETIFYKGSPAGIGVMVDITERKIAEKKLRRLIMYDGLTQIYNRYALEEFLSRELVKAERYKLPFGIVFFDIDDFKRINDTYGHKMGDMVLKRLARLVKGNIRKADIFGRWGGEEFLIILPQLEDPAAFAEKIRKMVESTVFDKGIKVTISLGVTTYREGDTVDTILRRVDAGLYRAKREGKNRYYVV, encoded by the coding sequence ATGGATTACTCAGCCTTTGACTTTATTCCTTTGCCTGTCCTTGTCATAGACGAGAATTACCAGGTAATTTTTCTAAACAGAAAGGCTAAGGAGACCTACGGAGATAGGGAAGGCAAGTGTTATGAAATCACTCACAGCTTCTCTCAGCCGTGCTATACGATGGAAAACTGCCCCTGTCCAGTAAAATCTATAGAGGAAAAGGGACTGGAAAGCTATCATGCGGTGCATGTTCACAGGATGGCAGGGAGGGAGGCTTACTTTTATGTGGTGGCGGGATGCATTCCAGAGAGCAAAACTTATATAGAGCTCCACATAGACCTTTCTCACCTACTAACAGCCCTTGAGGGGAGTCGGCTTAGTTCTCAATTGCTTGTTTCAGAGGGTCCCATAGTGTTCTTCTTCTGGGATAACAGTCCAGGTTGGCCTGTGAAGCTTGTGTCTCCAAATGTTAAGGACCTTACTGGCTACACCGTGGAGGAGTTTTTAAGAGGTGATATAACCTATGCGGACATGGTACACAGGGATGACCTTGAGAGGGTAGCAAGGGAGGTTAAAACCTATACAGAAGGCGGTGCACCTTCATGGACGCACGAAGACTACCGGATAGTCACCAAAGATGGTAAAGTCAAGTGGGTTCTGGACCACACCACAGTGGTAAAGAACGACCAAGGAGAGGTCATAGGATACTACGGCTATGTTATGGACATTACTGAAAAGCACGAAAAGGAAGAGATCATCAGAAATCTCTCTGATGCTTCTCCTGTGGGCATCTTTTTAAGGCAGGGCAAAAAACTTCTTTATGTAAATCAAGCTTTAGCCGAGATCACAGGTTATTCTTCTGAGGAACTTATAGAGCTTGATGATGTGCTAAATATTATCCATCCCAAGGACAGAAAGATGGTAAGAAACGTTATGTTAAAAAGGGATGCGGGAATAAAAGGCGTTGAGCGATACGAGGTAAGAATAAAAAGGAAGGATGGGAAGATAAGATGGGTTCAAATTAGCTCCGAGACAATTTTTTATAAGGGGTCTCCCGCAGGCATAGGCGTGATGGTGGATATAACTGAGAGAAAGATAGCTGAAAAGAAATTGAGAAGACTGATTATGTATGATGGGCTTACGCAGATATACAACAGATATGCTCTTGAGGAGTTCCTTTCAAGGGAGCTTGTAAAGGCAGAGAGATACAAACTTCCCTTCGGTATAGTGTTTTTTGATATAGATGACTTTAAGCGCATAAACGATACATATGGACATAAAATGGGAGATATGGTGCTTAAAAGACTTGCTCGCTTAGTAAAGGGAAACATAAGAAAGGCTGATATATTCGGAAGATGGGGTGGTGAGGAGTTTTTAATTATCTTACCTCAGCTGGAAGACCCTGCAGCCTTTGCTGAGAAGATAAGGAAAATGGTAGAAAGTACCGTCTTTGATAAAGGCATTAAGGTAACCATATCCTTGGGAGTAACCACTTATAGAGAGGGGGATACTGTGGATACCATTTTAAGAAGAGTGGATGCTGGTCTTTACAGAGCAAAGCGCGAGGGCAAAAACAGGTATTATGTAGTTTGA
- a CDS encoding shikimate kinase, whose protein sequence is MKFKRVFLIGFMCSGKSTIGKELAKSLSWKFCDLDEEVQKEEGMSIKEIFELKGEDYFRKRELEVLKLLVLEDNAVISTGGGLGANKEALELMKRHGLVVWLDVSFDAFLQRCKDVQERPLLKKSLGELKKLYQERKKIYSQAHAHIDTTDEPNKIAQRIIQILQDERR, encoded by the coding sequence ATGAAGTTTAAGAGAGTATTTCTCATAGGTTTTATGTGTAGCGGTAAAAGTACGATAGGAAAAGAGCTTGCTAAAAGTCTGAGCTGGAAGTTCTGCGACCTGGATGAAGAGGTCCAAAAGGAAGAGGGCATGAGTATAAAAGAGATCTTTGAGCTAAAGGGCGAGGACTACTTTAGAAAAAGAGAGTTGGAAGTTCTCAAGTTGCTCGTTTTAGAAGACAATGCAGTAATAAGCACGGGAGGTGGTCTTGGGGCAAATAAGGAAGCTCTGGAGCTTATGAAAAGGCATGGATTGGTGGTATGGCTTGATGTGAGCTTTGATGCTTTTTTGCAAAGGTGCAAAGACGTTCAAGAAAGACCACTTTTGAAAAAGAGCTTGGGAGAGTTAAAAAAGTTATACCAAGAGAGAAAAAAAATTTACTCCCAAGCTCACGCTCACATAGATACCACAGATGAACCTAATAAAATAGCACAGCGTATCATTCAAATACTTCAAGACGAGAGAAGATGA
- the acpS gene encoding holo-ACP synthase — translation MLGIDIVKNERIKTAVERFGDRFLSRVYTQKELEYCKAQKCFFECLSARWACKEAVLKAFYQRFGIVLKLSQIEVLGDRGKPAKVNILGDDLKGMLESVSIWVSISHERDYSVAVALIEAHSYGLLSL, via the coding sequence GTGCTGGGTATAGACATAGTCAAAAACGAGAGGATAAAAACCGCGGTGGAGAGGTTTGGAGATAGGTTCCTGAGTCGTGTATATACACAGAAGGAGTTAGAATACTGCAAGGCGCAGAAGTGTTTTTTTGAGTGTCTTTCCGCCAGATGGGCATGTAAAGAGGCTGTTTTGAAAGCTTTCTACCAGAGGTTTGGTATAGTTCTTAAGCTCTCCCAAATAGAGGTGCTTGGAGACAGAGGAAAGCCTGCAAAGGTAAACATCTTGGGAGATGACTTAAAGGGTATGCTTGAAAGTGTTAGCATATGGGTGTCTATCTCTCATGAAAGGGATTATTCTGTTGCGGTTGCCCTTATAGAGGCCCACTCATATGGATTACTCAGCCTTTGA
- a CDS encoding FtsW/RodA/SpoVE family cell cycle protein: protein MDRWILYAVVLLFFMGQTAIVSSNTVPYIFERYADFSIYKKPLYQLFTFLAGLFIVNWLFSRLDYRVLKKKKVVYTLVLLSTASLLAVLIKKFVAHKQVDRWLVGTSLQPLEFAKITLIIFIAYYIVEKGSVRQWKYIFWASFIVFLNAFLVSLQPDKGGAIFLLVLCGLMLYVGGIPKKVYLPIIGVFFLFIAYLLTSKSGYVAERFSAWKDPFADPEESGYQIIQSLFGFAHGGMWGVGIGKGIQKMGALPAADTDYAVSLLAEELGFVGMLVLFSLYLLLVGRLFYFTYRVKEPFGKLLLFGIALNFALSFLWNVGMAVNLLPPKGIALPFISYGTSNLLFSMISIGLAQSVIRRGLF, encoded by the coding sequence ATGGACAGATGGATACTTTATGCAGTGGTGCTGCTCTTTTTTATGGGGCAAACCGCTATTGTAAGCTCTAATACCGTCCCTTACATCTTTGAACGCTATGCAGACTTCAGCATATACAAAAAGCCTCTTTACCAGCTGTTTACCTTTCTTGCGGGTCTGTTTATAGTAAACTGGCTATTTTCAAGGTTAGATTACAGAGTTCTCAAAAAAAAGAAGGTGGTTTATACTTTGGTGCTTTTATCCACAGCCTCTCTTCTGGCAGTATTGATAAAAAAGTTCGTAGCTCACAAACAGGTAGACAGATGGCTCGTAGGTACCAGCTTACAGCCTCTTGAGTTTGCAAAGATTACTCTGATAATTTTTATCGCTTACTACATAGTAGAGAAGGGTTCTGTAAGACAGTGGAAGTACATATTCTGGGCTTCCTTTATAGTGTTTTTAAATGCCTTTTTGGTTTCTCTTCAGCCTGATAAGGGAGGAGCAATCTTTCTCTTAGTTCTGTGCGGTCTTATGTTATATGTGGGCGGTATTCCTAAGAAGGTTTATCTGCCAATAATTGGTGTGTTTTTCCTATTTATTGCTTACTTGCTTACTTCCAAGTCGGGGTATGTGGCGGAGAGATTCTCAGCTTGGAAAGACCCCTTTGCCGACCCTGAAGAATCGGGATACCAGATCATACAGTCCCTCTTTGGATTTGCTCACGGAGGCATGTGGGGGGTAGGTATAGGCAAAGGTATTCAGAAGATGGGAGCTCTGCCAGCAGCGGATACAGACTACGCGGTATCCCTTCTGGCAGAGGAGCTGGGATTTGTGGGTATGCTTGTGCTCTTTTCTCTTTACCTTCTTCTGGTGGGAAGGCTTTTTTACTTTACTTACAGGGTAAAAGAACCTTTTGGTAAGCTTTTACTTTTTGGCATAGCCTTAAACTTTGCCCTATCCTTTCTTTGGAATGTGGGCATGGCGGTAAACCTTCTGCCACCCAAGGGAATAGCTCTCCCCTTCATCAGCTACGGTACTTCCAATCTCCTCTTCTCTATGATAAGTATAGGACTGGCTCAGTCCGTTATAAGAAGGGGATTGTTTTAA
- a CDS encoding group I truncated hemoglobin: MRRYILGTLALLASAGFMLSSCGGSSSAQSPFERLGGEAGIRKVVDDAVPCLATDPNIGIFFRGLSADSLERIKVCLTKQLCAAAGGPCTFPTTITYTSPVDGVQRTFTCRPMRAAHQGMVGPDGKGIANDDVDSFKACVQKSMQKNGVPDDLQQAVLNILESQRNDVVDDRNK; the protein is encoded by the coding sequence ATGAGAAGGTATATATTAGGCACACTTGCTTTATTAGCCTCTGCGGGCTTTATGCTTTCTTCCTGTGGGGGTAGCAGCAGCGCTCAATCGCCTTTTGAGAGGCTCGGTGGTGAGGCAGGCATTAGGAAAGTGGTAGACGATGCAGTCCCCTGCCTTGCAACCGACCCCAACATAGGCATATTCTTCAGAGGTCTGTCAGCGGACTCTCTTGAACGTATAAAGGTATGCCTAACAAAACAGCTGTGCGCCGCTGCCGGTGGACCCTGTACTTTTCCAACGACCATAACTTACACAAGTCCTGTTGATGGAGTGCAGAGGACCTTTACATGTAGACCTATGAGAGCGGCACATCAAGGTATGGTAGGACCTGATGGTAAGGGGATAGCCAACGATGATGTAGACAGTTTTAAGGCGTGCGTTCAAAAATCTATGCAGAAAAACGGCGTTCCTGATGACCTACAGCAAGCAGTTCTCAACATACTAGAAAGCCAAAGGAACGATGTAGTTGATGACAGGAATAAGTAA
- a CDS encoding undecaprenyl-diphosphate phosphatase, which yields MNIHQAIILGIVEGLTEFLPVSSTGHLILTAHLMGLENDNFTKSFEISIQMGAILAVLFLYTKRFLRDYQVWKRILVAFFPTGLLGFLLYKFIKNYLVGNDKVVVASLFLGGVFLLFADRVCERFCYMEDASKLSLRKAFMIGIFQSLAMIPGVSRSASTIIGGMLMGLNRKASAEFSFLLAVPTMLIATSYDVYKSHTTFTNAQWYLLFVGFLSAFLTALITVKVFIGFISRHSFLPFGIYRILISFAYGFYFL from the coding sequence ATGAATATACACCAAGCCATCATCTTAGGCATTGTGGAGGGGCTAACCGAGTTTCTGCCAGTTTCTTCAACGGGACACCTCATACTTACCGCTCATCTTATGGGTCTTGAAAATGACAACTTTACCAAAAGCTTTGAGATATCCATACAGATGGGTGCCATCTTAGCGGTTCTTTTTCTTTACACAAAGAGATTTTTAAGGGACTATCAAGTGTGGAAGAGAATACTGGTAGCCTTTTTCCCTACGGGTTTGCTGGGCTTTCTGCTCTACAAATTTATAAAAAATTATTTAGTAGGCAACGACAAGGTGGTGGTTGCTTCTTTGTTCTTGGGCGGGGTGTTTCTTCTCTTTGCGGATAGAGTGTGTGAGCGCTTTTGCTATATGGAAGATGCGTCAAAACTCAGCTTGAGAAAGGCTTTCATGATTGGCATCTTTCAGTCTCTTGCCATGATACCAGGGGTTTCCAGGTCCGCATCCACCATCATAGGCGGGATGCTGATGGGCTTAAACAGAAAAGCTTCTGCGGAGTTTTCCTTCCTTCTGGCTGTTCCTACCATGCTAATTGCTACCTCCTACGATGTTTATAAATCGCATACTACTTTTACGAATGCTCAGTGGTATCTTTTATTCGTGGGTTTTCTGTCTGCCTTTTTAACCGCTCTTATAACGGTAAAAGTCTTTATAGGTTTTATCTCCAGGCACTCCTTCCTACCCTTTGGTATTTACAGAATACTGATAAGCTTTGCTTACGGCTTTTACTTTTTATAA
- a CDS encoding class I SAM-dependent rRNA methyltransferase — MLQVRVKPGVEEKLKSYFPWVYKPEITSYSKKPQKGDHVVVRDAGGHFLGYGYINPQANISIRLLSFEKEKKISYELIKERVEQAYNYRKSLSLNTDAFRLIHSEGDFLPGLVMDVYGDYAVVEFTTFGMNAMREWVISAILEVLKPKGIYEKRNEYAQKAEGFKTEEGVIYGKVPPEITIYEGDLKYYVNIPQGQKTGFYLDQRKARSMIRQLVKPGYRCLDLFCHTGGFALNMRKAGAGEVLAVDISAQALEVAKRNAELNSLDNIVWMEENAFDFMRKLHKEGQVFDLVLMDPPSFAKNRASVPNALRGYKELCVRGLHVVKRGGYLVIYSCSFHITMDHLLKVLLDAAKDTRRHLRIVGVSFQDLDHPWVLQMPNTLYLKGIYAEVL, encoded by the coding sequence ATGCTCCAGGTGAGGGTAAAGCCCGGCGTGGAGGAAAAGCTAAAGTCCTACTTTCCATGGGTTTACAAGCCTGAGATAACATCTTACTCAAAAAAGCCACAGAAAGGTGATCATGTAGTCGTTAGGGATGCTGGCGGACACTTCCTTGGTTATGGCTACATAAACCCTCAGGCAAACATAAGTATAAGGCTTTTATCCTTTGAGAAGGAAAAGAAAATAAGTTATGAGCTAATAAAGGAGAGGGTAGAGCAGGCGTATAACTACAGGAAGAGCCTATCTTTAAACACAGACGCCTTCAGACTCATTCATTCAGAGGGTGATTTTCTGCCAGGGCTTGTTATGGATGTTTATGGCGATTACGCAGTGGTGGAGTTTACCACCTTTGGCATGAATGCCATGAGAGAATGGGTGATATCTGCCATTCTTGAGGTATTAAAGCCAAAGGGCATTTACGAAAAGAGGAACGAATACGCTCAAAAAGCCGAAGGTTTTAAAACTGAGGAAGGTGTCATATACGGAAAGGTACCTCCTGAGATTACCATATACGAAGGGGATTTAAAGTACTATGTGAACATACCTCAGGGACAGAAGACGGGCTTTTACTTGGACCAAAGGAAAGCCAGAAGCATGATAAGGCAGTTAGTAAAGCCAGGATACAGGTGTCTTGACCTTTTTTGTCATACGGGTGGCTTTGCTCTTAACATGAGGAAAGCAGGCGCAGGAGAAGTTCTGGCGGTTGATATATCAGCTCAGGCTCTTGAAGTGGCAAAAAGGAACGCGGAGCTAAACAGTCTTGATAATATAGTGTGGATGGAAGAAAATGCTTTTGACTTTATGAGGAAGCTACACAAAGAGGGTCAGGTTTTTGACTTGGTGCTCATGGACCCACCATCCTTTGCCAAAAACAGGGCAAGCGTACCTAACGCTCTTCGTGGCTACAAGGAGCTTTGCGTGAGGGGGCTTCATGTGGTAAAAAGGGGAGGCTACTTAGTTATATACTCCTGCTCCTTTCACATAACTATGGACCACCTTCTTAAGGTGCTTCTGGATGCAGCAAAGGATACAAGAAGACACTTAAGAATTGTGGGAGTTAGCTTTCAGGACCTTGATCACCCCTGGGTGCTTCAGATGCCAAATACCCTTTACCTGAAGGGAATATACGCGGAGGTGCTTTGA
- a CDS encoding DJ-1 family glyoxalase III, with protein MPKVAIILVDGFEEVEAVAPIDVLRRAGVEVLIVGLSREPVASARGIKILPELSIDEVNLEEIDMVVLPGGAEGVENLKKDKRVEALVKALKDKDKYVSAICAAPTALASFGVLEGKKATVYPSLKEEIKPAVFVDDKVVEDGRVITSQGPGTALLFALKLAEKLAGKDKAREVAQRMLIDW; from the coding sequence ATGCCAAAGGTGGCTATAATTCTGGTGGATGGTTTTGAAGAGGTTGAAGCAGTAGCTCCTATTGATGTGCTAAGACGCGCAGGAGTGGAAGTGCTTATAGTTGGGCTCTCCAGAGAGCCTGTGGCAAGCGCAAGAGGTATAAAGATACTGCCCGAGCTGTCAATAGATGAGGTGAATCTTGAGGAAATAGACATGGTGGTGCTTCCTGGTGGTGCGGAAGGTGTGGAGAACCTCAAAAAGGACAAAAGGGTAGAAGCACTTGTGAAAGCGCTCAAAGATAAAGATAAGTATGTTTCAGCCATCTGCGCAGCACCTACTGCTCTTGCATCCTTTGGCGTTCTTGAAGGGAAAAAAGCAACCGTTTATCCATCATTAAAGGAAGAGATAAAACCAGCGGTATTCGTTGATGATAAGGTGGTGGAGGATGGCAGAGTAATAACAAGTCAGGGACCTGGCACCGCATTGCTTTTTGCTCTTAAGCTGGCAGAAAAGCTTGCCGGTAAGGATAAAGCTCGTGAAGTAGCTCAAAGGATGCTTATAGATTGGTAA
- the ndk gene encoding nucleoside-diphosphate kinase, with protein sequence MERTLIIIKPDAFQKGATGKIIDRFLSEGFKLRAMKLFRFTKEQAQQFYIVHKERPFYAELVEFMTSGPVVACILEGEDAIRRVREIIGPTDSEEARKVAPNSIRALFGTDKGKNAIHASDSKESADYEIPFIFSRLEVFE encoded by the coding sequence ATGGAAAGGACGCTCATCATTATCAAACCTGATGCCTTTCAAAAGGGTGCTACCGGTAAGATCATTGACAGGTTTCTTTCAGAGGGCTTTAAGCTGAGAGCCATGAAGCTTTTTAGGTTCACAAAAGAGCAGGCACAGCAGTTTTACATAGTTCATAAAGAAAGACCCTTCTACGCAGAGCTTGTGGAGTTTATGACATCCGGACCCGTAGTTGCCTGTATCTTAGAGGGAGAAGATGCCATAAGAAGAGTTAGAGAGATCATAGGACCCACCGACAGTGAAGAGGCAAGAAAGGTAGCTCCTAACTCCATAAGAGCGCTCTTTGGTACCGATAAAGGCAAGAATGCCATTCACGCTTCAGATTCAAAAGAGTCAGCAGATTACGAGATTCCTTTCATCTTCTCTCGTCTTGAAGTATTTGAATGA